The following proteins come from a genomic window of Nitrospira sp.:
- a CDS encoding Inorganic pyrophosphatase: protein MREKKEKGEDKDADKAAEIGGRSDPFQRLLGLMFKAHPWHGVSIGEEAPDVVTAYIEIVPTDTVKYEVDKSSGFLKVDRPQRFSNFCPVYYGLIPQTYSGSQVAGIFAKRARRKDMAGDGDPLDICVLSEKSIPHSDILLTALPIGGLSLADGGDADDKIIAVMRDDAVYGNFTDVSQCPTALMDRLRHYFLTYKSAPGTTHHKVEITSVYGREEALKVIRASHADYRAKYPELSSLWPKNL from the coding sequence ATGAGAGAGAAGAAGGAAAAGGGAGAAGACAAGGACGCGGACAAGGCGGCTGAGATAGGTGGAAGAAGCGATCCGTTTCAACGCCTGCTCGGGCTGATGTTCAAAGCGCATCCCTGGCACGGCGTGTCCATTGGGGAAGAAGCTCCGGACGTGGTCACGGCCTACATTGAAATCGTCCCAACCGACACGGTCAAATACGAGGTGGACAAGAGCAGCGGCTTTCTCAAGGTGGACCGGCCACAGCGGTTTTCCAATTTCTGTCCGGTCTATTATGGACTCATTCCGCAGACCTACTCCGGAAGCCAGGTGGCCGGTATCTTCGCCAAGCGAGCCCGTCGCAAAGATATGGCCGGGGACGGCGATCCGCTCGACATCTGCGTGTTATCGGAAAAGAGCATTCCGCACAGCGACATCCTCCTGACCGCGCTGCCGATCGGCGGGTTGAGCCTGGCCGATGGCGGCGATGCCGACGACAAGATCATCGCCGTGATGCGGGACGATGCGGTGTACGGCAACTTCACGGACGTTTCACAATGCCCGACGGCTCTCATGGATCGCCTCCGGCATTATTTTCTCACGTATAAGAGTGCGCCGGGGACGACGCATCACAAGGTGGAAATCACGAGTGTGTATGGGCGTGAGGAAGCGCTGAAGGTTATCCGCGCCAGTCATGCCGACTATCGCGCGAAGTATCCGGAGCTGAGCTCCTTGTGGCCGAAGAATCTGTAG
- a CDS encoding putative epoxide hydrolase-related protein has product MTFQQISANQLSFRVATAGSGDRLMLCLHGFPESAVSWRYQIVPLAQAGFQVWAPDLRGYGGTTRPKGIDAYRIESLMDDVTGLLDAAQVQRTILVGHDWGGIIAWYYAMRHPDRVEALVIMNAPHPACFEREVRHWRQLHRSWYMGFFQIPLLPEAALSAGHGYVIGEIFRRMAIHREQMADDFVRLYQQQAREPGALSAMVNYYRAVLRGGGAMRQRRMGYPTVSAPTLVIWGLQDHALVRQNLDGLNDFVTDLTVVTIADAGHFVHEDRPELVTNEILTWLDLKRV; this is encoded by the coding sequence ATGACGTTTCAACAGATATCCGCGAACCAACTTTCCTTTCGAGTGGCGACAGCCGGGTCCGGCGATCGATTGATGCTCTGCCTCCATGGGTTTCCAGAATCCGCCGTCTCATGGCGGTATCAGATCGTTCCGCTGGCGCAGGCCGGATTTCAGGTCTGGGCTCCGGACCTCAGAGGATATGGCGGCACGACGCGACCGAAAGGCATTGACGCCTACCGAATTGAATCCTTGATGGACGATGTCACCGGACTCCTTGATGCCGCTCAGGTCCAACGAACCATTCTAGTGGGGCATGATTGGGGTGGAATCATTGCTTGGTACTATGCGATGCGGCACCCCGATCGCGTGGAAGCCTTGGTAATCATGAATGCTCCCCACCCGGCCTGCTTTGAGCGGGAAGTGCGGCATTGGCGTCAGTTGCACCGTTCCTGGTACATGGGCTTTTTCCAAATTCCCCTGCTTCCGGAAGCGGCATTGTCGGCAGGTCATGGCTATGTAATTGGTGAAATCTTTCGGCGCATGGCGATTCATCGCGAGCAGATGGCTGATGATTTCGTTCGGTTGTACCAACAACAAGCACGCGAACCGGGAGCGCTCTCTGCCATGGTGAATTACTATCGAGCGGTCTTACGGGGCGGCGGTGCAATGCGTCAGCGAAGGATGGGATATCCTACCGTCTCCGCCCCCACACTGGTGATCTGGGGGTTACAAGATCATGCACTCGTCCGTCAGAATCTTGATGGATTAAATGATTTCGTGACGGATCTGACGGTGGTGACGATTGCCGACGCCGGACATTTCGTGCACGAAGACAGGCCGGAGCTTGTCACGAATGAAATATTGACCTGGCTGGATCTGAAAAGGGTATAG
- a CDS encoding putative amidohydrolase yields the protein MTIAIYHARLIDGTGALHDNATLLVRGPRILTVGPSNEVRIPKGAIRIDGRGLSVIPGLIDCHVHLCLGGEPDVVGTLESEQPSYTLLKSAKHAKATIDAGVTTVRDVGSRDHSIFTLKQAIESGLVPGPRIIGAGRAICMIGGHARFIGQEVEGTEQVRRVVAEQIAAGAEVIKLIASGGVLTPGTSPDEAQMTMEELAAAVDAAHQAGKRVAAHAHGAAGMKNAIHAGVRSIEHATLLDDESGALMKRYGVYMVPTLSALATTAACRPGCGIPESALTKAKSMTKRHQASFKTAHQSGIAIAMGTDAGTPFNYHGENAQELERMVALGMTPMEAIVASTATAARLIGIQDSVGTLTKGMEADLVILKGNPLRRIEMLRECDKIVGVMKAGKFVSGPLATT from the coding sequence GTGACAATTGCCATTTATCACGCACGGCTCATCGATGGGACGGGTGCCCTTCACGATAACGCGACGCTCCTCGTGCGTGGCCCAAGAATCTTGACCGTCGGCCCAAGCAACGAGGTCAGAATCCCAAAAGGAGCTATCCGTATCGACGGCCGAGGTCTCTCGGTGATCCCAGGACTCATCGACTGTCATGTCCATCTTTGCTTGGGCGGAGAACCGGACGTCGTCGGCACGCTCGAATCAGAGCAGCCTTCCTATACGTTGCTGAAGTCGGCCAAACATGCGAAGGCCACGATCGATGCAGGCGTTACGACGGTGCGTGACGTTGGATCTCGGGATCATTCCATCTTCACGCTGAAACAGGCCATCGAATCGGGCTTGGTCCCGGGGCCACGCATCATCGGTGCGGGACGAGCGATCTGCATGATCGGAGGCCACGCACGGTTCATCGGTCAGGAGGTGGAGGGGACGGAGCAGGTCAGACGGGTTGTGGCCGAACAGATCGCTGCCGGTGCAGAGGTCATCAAACTCATCGCTTCCGGTGGCGTCTTAACGCCCGGCACCTCGCCGGATGAGGCCCAAATGACGATGGAGGAATTGGCGGCAGCAGTCGATGCGGCACACCAAGCCGGGAAAAGAGTCGCCGCCCATGCCCACGGTGCCGCCGGAATGAAGAACGCCATTCATGCGGGAGTACGATCGATCGAACACGCTACTTTGTTGGACGACGAGTCAGGAGCACTCATGAAGCGCTATGGCGTTTACATGGTCCCTACCCTTTCAGCCCTCGCGACGACAGCGGCATGCCGGCCAGGCTGCGGCATCCCGGAAAGTGCATTGACAAAAGCCAAATCCATGACCAAACGTCATCAGGCGAGCTTCAAAACCGCCCATCAGAGCGGCATCGCCATCGCCATGGGCACCGACGCCGGAACTCCGTTCAATTACCATGGAGAGAATGCGCAGGAGCTTGAACGCATGGTTGCACTTGGCATGACACCGATGGAGGCCATTGTCGCCTCGACCGCCACGGCAGCCAGACTCATCGGCATTCAAGATTCAGTCGGAACGCTGACCAAAGGAATGGAAGCGGATCTTGTAATCCTAAAAGGAAACCCCCTTCGGCGGATCGAGATGCTGCGAGAATGCGACAAGATTGTGGGAGTGATGAAAGCCGGCAAGTTTGTGTCGGGACCGCTTGCAACAACGTAA
- a CDS encoding putative aldose-1-epimerase, translating to MPVTPDTELSLSFENQRAVVSPWGASLRRYVLIIDAHETDIVWGYSGGSGKRGGQGDVLIPFPGRISDGRYTFDGRSLQLECNDKEGPNAIHGFVRSLPWHVQEAHSHKATFEIRLDADTYAERGYPFSLAVWVTYDLSASGLTCTFTVKNIGRQTAPVGVGFHPYFTVGTSLIDEAEVQIPGTAYLEFNERLVPTGTILNVAGTPWDYRRFREIGRQRFNHCYVQLERDEQGMATASLRHTASGRAVDVTMDPSFSAVVVYTGDAIADAPRAALAIEPMTCASDAFNHPDWGLKRLAPGETFAGRYNVRHRGPSVIHSTS from the coding sequence ATGCCTGTCACACCGGATACTGAACTCTCCTTATCCTTTGAAAACCAGCGTGCGGTTGTTTCTCCGTGGGGAGCCTCGTTACGGCGGTATGTTTTGATCATCGATGCACATGAGACAGATATCGTTTGGGGCTATTCGGGTGGCAGCGGGAAGCGAGGTGGACAGGGCGACGTGCTCATCCCGTTCCCCGGCCGTATCAGTGATGGGCGCTATACGTTCGATGGGCGGTCACTGCAGCTCGAATGTAACGACAAGGAAGGTCCGAACGCCATTCATGGGTTCGTCCGCAGTCTGCCGTGGCACGTGCAGGAAGCCCATTCACATAAGGCGACATTTGAGATCCGTCTCGATGCTGATACCTATGCTGAACGAGGCTATCCCTTTTCACTTGCCGTATGGGTGACGTATGACCTCAGTGCCTCCGGGCTCACCTGCACATTCACCGTGAAGAACATAGGACGACAGACAGCTCCGGTCGGAGTCGGATTTCATCCCTACTTCACCGTTGGAACATCTTTGATCGACGAGGCTGAGGTGCAGATTCCGGGAACCGCCTATTTAGAATTCAACGAGCGGCTCGTCCCGACAGGAACGATTCTGAATGTGGCTGGCACGCCGTGGGACTACCGACGATTTCGTGAGATCGGTCGTCAGCGCTTCAACCATTGTTATGTACAACTTGAACGTGACGAACAAGGAATGGCCACTGCATCCTTGCGTCATACGGCAAGTGGACGGGCAGTCGATGTGACGATGGATCCGTCTTTTTCGGCAGTAGTGGTATATACCGGAGATGCCATTGCAGACGCGCCACGAGCCGCGCTTGCCATCGAACCGATGACCTGTGCGAGTGATGCGTTCAATCATCCGGACTGGGGGCTGAAACGGCTCGCTCCCGGTGAGACATTCGCTGGACGCTATAACGTCCGGCATCGAGGCCCATCTGTCATCCATTCCACGAGTTGA
- a CDS encoding methyltransferase domain-containing protein: MPNTAAGEIDSVKARLKSIWTAGDYDRFSRYMEGGAREFYERLTIAPGSRLLDVACGSGQLALMAAKEGLQVTGVDIADNLVERARVRAQAEGVRVHFEEADAEALPFGDASFDVVTSLIGAMFAPRPQLVAQELLRVCVPGGMIAMANWTPQGFIGQMFKTVSKFIAPSGMPSPVLWGDEATVRERLGDGLSELSLTRRQYLFSYPFPPSEVVEFFRLYYGPTHQAFASLDELGRSRLRQDLEALWSTHNRADGDSTTVYGEYLEVIGISR, encoded by the coding sequence ATGCCGAATACCGCGGCCGGGGAAATAGACAGTGTCAAGGCTCGGCTCAAATCGATCTGGACCGCCGGAGACTACGATCGATTTTCACGATATATGGAAGGCGGCGCGCGAGAGTTTTACGAGCGGCTCACTATCGCGCCGGGATCACGGTTGCTGGACGTGGCGTGCGGATCCGGTCAACTGGCGCTGATGGCGGCGAAAGAGGGCCTCCAGGTGACCGGCGTGGATATCGCCGACAACTTAGTCGAGCGGGCACGGGTCCGTGCGCAAGCGGAGGGAGTGAGGGTTCATTTCGAGGAAGCCGATGCCGAGGCGCTTCCGTTCGGCGACGCGAGTTTCGACGTCGTGACGAGTCTGATCGGCGCGATGTTTGCCCCCAGACCTCAGCTGGTTGCCCAAGAATTGCTCCGTGTCTGCGTACCGGGCGGCATGATCGCCATGGCCAATTGGACGCCGCAGGGATTCATCGGGCAGATGTTCAAGACCGTATCAAAATTCATCGCGCCCTCCGGGATGCCCTCGCCGGTTTTGTGGGGAGACGAAGCCACCGTGCGCGAGCGACTTGGCGATGGGCTCTCGGAACTCAGCCTCACGAGGCGGCAGTACCTTTTCAGTTACCCTTTTCCCCCGTCGGAGGTGGTGGAATTCTTTCGTCTCTACTATGGACCGACTCATCAGGCATTCGCCTCGCTCGACGAGCTCGGCCGCAGCCGGCTTCGTCAGGATCTTGAAGCCTTGTGGTCTACCCATAATCGGGCCGACGGCGACAGTACGACGGTCTATGGCGAGTATTTGGAAGTGATCGGAATCAGCCGTTAA
- a CDS encoding Transcriptional regulator, AraC family, whose translation MLSCGSLIQASDWLSKSPLLAVIAMDVLSEVLKAVKLDGAVFFNGEFSSPWCAREPDADTLASYLPTRPKHVIIFHLVTEGRGYVRIEENGRAVPFEAGDIVILAKGDAHFMGNGPFVTPIDSTEQLRQVLADGHMISHSGGGGELTKLICGYLTCDPQLSEVFLSGLPPIVKVHIRDSPSGQWLEDTLRYSVDHAGASDPGGAAVIAKLSEVLFVETLRRYIATLPPSHTGWLAGVRDPDVGKALAVLHKQPAQPWTIASLANEVGMSRSVLAERFRHYLSDTPMGYLTRWRLHLAAQILSSTAKSVAEVASDIGYESEPSFNRAFKRQFGVPPARFRSHMKRTRTSAIASDQQTGQTPHR comes from the coding sequence ATGCTAAGCTGCGGCTCGCTTATCCAGGCGTCCGATTGGCTTAGCAAGAGCCCCTTACTTGCAGTAATCGCTATGGATGTGCTCTCCGAAGTCCTGAAAGCCGTCAAACTGGACGGCGCGGTGTTCTTCAACGGCGAGTTTTCATCGCCATGGTGCGCGCGGGAGCCCGACGCAGACACGTTGGCATCATATCTCCCCACCCGTCCGAAGCACGTCATTATTTTTCACCTGGTCACCGAAGGACGCGGCTACGTCCGGATCGAAGAAAATGGCCGGGCGGTCCCGTTTGAAGCCGGCGATATCGTCATTCTTGCGAAAGGTGATGCGCATTTTATGGGTAACGGCCCTTTCGTCACACCGATCGACAGCACGGAGCAACTGCGGCAGGTATTGGCCGACGGACATATGATTTCCCATTCTGGAGGCGGGGGAGAGCTCACCAAGCTGATCTGCGGCTACTTGACTTGCGATCCACAACTCAGTGAGGTCTTTCTATCCGGACTCCCTCCGATCGTCAAAGTCCATATCCGTGACAGCCCATCAGGGCAGTGGTTGGAAGACACCCTTCGATATTCCGTCGATCATGCCGGGGCCTCTGACCCAGGCGGCGCCGCCGTCATCGCCAAATTATCGGAAGTGTTGTTCGTGGAAACGTTGCGGCGGTACATCGCGACATTGCCGCCGTCGCATACAGGTTGGTTGGCCGGCGTACGTGATCCGGACGTGGGAAAGGCGCTGGCCGTCCTGCACAAGCAGCCGGCTCAACCCTGGACGATCGCCTCATTGGCAAATGAAGTTGGTATGTCTCGTTCCGTGTTGGCTGAGCGATTTCGGCATTATCTGTCGGACACGCCGATGGGGTACCTGACACGCTGGAGGCTGCACCTTGCCGCTCAAATATTGAGTTCAACCGCCAAGAGTGTGGCTGAAGTGGCAAGCGACATCGGATATGAGTCCGAGCCTTCCTTCAATCGCGCCTTCAAGCGACAGTTTGGGGTACCCCCGGCACGATTCCGCAGCCACATGAAGCGGACTCGCACTTCCGCTATCGCTTCCGATCAACAAACGGGTCAGACGCCTCACCGCTAG
- a CDS encoding lactonase family protein, translating to MREVPIRIPTGGKHVKVTMLGEREEKLGGIAGSENDKRMMQDRLCSVQCSLPAGTAQSPTKKVILVGVRISSCYTRKKHFTLETNKRTSMNQRFFPWVMLPILLLLAGCPNGGGGNGGFGDAAPSGVVISPNGSFLYVSNRGLDSVSAYTIGGGGALTPITGSPFPAGTSPSAVTISPNGSFLYVSNRESDNVSAYTIEGTGALTPVTGSPFQAGTNPSAVTVSPNGSFLYVSNQGSNNVSAYTITAGTGVLVPLTPGVGNPFAVGTSPSALTISSNGSFLYVSNQGSNNVSAYTITTGTGVLASVAGSPFAAGTSPSGVTVSPNDAFLYVSNQGSNNVSAYTITAGTGVLASVAGSPFPAETNPSAVTVSPNGSFLYVSNQGSNNVSAYTITAGTGVLVPLIPGVGNPFAAGTSPSALTISSNGSFLYVSNQGSNNVSAYTITTGTGVLASVAGSPF from the coding sequence ATGCGTGAGGTGCCGATCCGGATCCCGACTGGTGGAAAACACGTGAAGGTAACGATGCTGGGCGAGAGGGAGGAGAAACTTGGCGGTATAGCCGGATCCGAGAATGATAAGCGAATGATGCAAGATCGGCTATGCTCCGTGCAATGCAGTCTGCCAGCCGGAACCGCTCAGAGTCCAACGAAAAAAGTCATTTTAGTTGGTGTACGTATTTCCTCGTGCTATACGAGGAAGAAACATTTCACCCTGGAGACGAACAAGAGGACATCTATGAACCAGCGATTCTTCCCATGGGTCATGTTACCGATCCTGCTGCTGTTGGCTGGTTGCCCAAATGGAGGTGGCGGAAATGGAGGGTTTGGAGATGCTGCACCAAGCGGTGTGGTAATCTCACCGAATGGAAGTTTCCTCTATGTGAGTAATCGAGGATTGGACAGTGTGTCGGCCTATACGATTGGAGGTGGTGGAGCGTTAACCCCCATCACAGGATCACCGTTTCCAGCCGGGACGAGCCCCAGTGCCGTAACGATCTCACCGAACGGAAGCTTTCTCTATGTGAGCAACCGGGAATCAGATAATGTGTCCGCCTATACAATTGAAGGGACCGGAGCGTTAACTCCAGTGACAGGATCACCATTTCAAGCCGGGACGAATCCCAGCGCCGTAACGGTCTCACCGAACGGAAGCTTTCTCTATGTGAGCAACCAAGGCTCAAATAATGTGTCGGCCTACACGATCACGGCTGGGACGGGGGTACTGGTGCCGTTAACTCCAGGAGTAGGGAACCCGTTTGCGGTCGGGACAAGTCCGAGTGCGCTGACCATCTCATCGAACGGAAGTTTTCTCTATGTGAGCAACCAGGGCTCAAACAATGTGTCGGCCTACACGATCACGACTGGGACAGGAGTGTTAGCTTCCGTTGCAGGGTCACCATTTGCAGCCGGGACCAGTCCCAGTGGTGTGACAGTCTCACCGAATGATGCATTTCTCTATGTGAGCAATCAGGGCTCAAACAATGTGTCGGCCTACACGATCACGGCTGGGACAGGAGTGTTAGCTTCCGTTGCAGGATCACCGTTTCCAGCCGAGACGAATCCCAGCGCCGTAACGGTCTCACCGAACGGAAGCTTTCTCTATGTGAGCAACCAAGGCTCAAATAATGTGTCGGCCTACACGATCACGGCTGGGACGGGGGTACTGGTGCCGTTAATTCCAGGAGTAGGGAACCCGTTTGCGGCCGGGACAAGTCCGAGTGCGCTGACCATCTCATCGAACGGAAGTTTTCTCTATGTGAGCAACCAGGGCTCAAACAATGTGTCGGCCTACACGATCACGACTGGGACAGGAGTGTTAGCTTCCGTTGCGGGGTCACCGTTCTAG
- a CDS encoding Thiopurine S-methyltransferase yields MNSSFWRERWEKKEIGFHEGKPNQLLVKHFHELSVAKGRRIFVPLCGKTLDISWLLSRDYRVVGAELSQLAIEQLFMELGMQPEITTVDNVEQWSANNLDIFVGDIFAVSQKMLGPVDAVYDRAALVALPEDMRKRYTVHLMEVTKKPPQLLICYEYDQSLMDGPPFSVSNEEVYRHYATTYDLTLLASTDVSGGLKGKAPAKENVWVLKRAGR; encoded by the coding sequence ATGAATTCAAGTTTTTGGCGCGAACGGTGGGAGAAAAAAGAGATCGGCTTCCACGAAGGCAAACCGAACCAGCTCCTGGTCAAACATTTCCATGAGTTGTCGGTGGCCAAAGGCCGCCGGATCTTTGTCCCCTTGTGCGGGAAAACGCTGGATATCTCTTGGCTCCTGTCCCGTGATTATCGCGTCGTTGGAGCCGAATTGAGTCAGCTCGCTATCGAGCAGTTATTCATGGAACTTGGCATGCAACCGGAGATCACAACCGTCGACAACGTCGAGCAGTGGAGCGCGAACAATCTCGACATATTCGTCGGCGATATTTTTGCAGTGTCTCAAAAGATGCTTGGCCCGGTGGATGCCGTCTATGACCGGGCTGCGTTGGTGGCGCTTCCCGAAGACATGCGAAAGCGCTATACCGTACACCTCATGGAGGTTACTAAGAAGCCGCCCCAATTGCTTATTTGTTATGAGTACGACCAAAGCCTCATGGATGGCCCGCCGTTTTCAGTCAGCAACGAGGAAGTCTACCGACACTACGCCACGACGTACGACCTCACACTCCTTGCCAGTACGGATGTCTCAGGGGGATTGAAAGGGAAAGCACCTGCCAAAGAAAATGTCTGGGTCTTGAAAAGAGCAGGGAGATGA
- a CDS encoding serine--pyruvate aminotransferase/ L-alanine:glyoxylate aminotransferase has product MENFLAPRRLLLGPGPSIVHPRVLQALATPLVGHLDPVFLHVMDNIQALLRHVFSTTNQFTIAVSGTGSAGMETAIVNIVEPGDAVIVGINGVFGTRLATIVERCGGKAIRVEVPWGQVIEPEAMAAALRQSSPVKALALVHAETSTGAWQPLEPISALCRRYNALLIVDAVTSLGGIPVEVDRWGIDVCYSATQKCLSCPPGLAPLTLSDRALSVVKHRRSPCQSWYFDLSLIADYWTKHNRAYHHTAPISMLYALREALRLIEEEGLPSRFARHQLNSRALSAGLTALGLDPLPPPDRRLPTLICVTIPAHIDEAAVRSQLLETFGIEIGGGLGPLKGKIWRIGLMGESSTEANVLTLLNAVEEIGIRSGWVSTPGAALQAAAHIYGVGGQL; this is encoded by the coding sequence ATGGAAAACTTTCTCGCCCCACGGCGGCTGCTCCTGGGGCCAGGCCCCAGCATCGTGCATCCACGGGTGCTACAAGCCCTGGCCACTCCGCTTGTCGGACATCTGGACCCTGTGTTCTTACACGTGATGGACAACATTCAGGCGCTCTTGCGGCACGTATTCTCGACGACCAATCAATTTACAATTGCCGTCTCCGGAACTGGATCGGCCGGCATGGAGACTGCGATCGTCAACATCGTTGAACCAGGCGACGCCGTCATTGTCGGCATCAACGGCGTGTTTGGGACACGACTCGCGACAATCGTTGAACGCTGCGGAGGGAAGGCCATTCGAGTAGAGGTTCCGTGGGGGCAAGTGATCGAACCGGAAGCGATGGCCGCGGCGCTCCGGCAGTCGAGTCCGGTCAAAGCCCTTGCGCTTGTGCATGCTGAAACTTCGACGGGAGCGTGGCAACCGCTCGAACCGATCAGCGCCCTTTGTCGTCGGTACAATGCGCTGCTGATCGTGGATGCGGTCACATCGCTTGGCGGAATCCCTGTGGAAGTCGATCGGTGGGGCATCGATGTCTGCTACAGCGCCACTCAAAAATGTCTCAGTTGCCCGCCTGGTCTGGCCCCCTTGACCCTAAGCGACCGCGCCCTGTCCGTCGTCAAACATCGACGCTCTCCCTGTCAAAGCTGGTATTTTGACCTCTCCCTCATTGCGGATTACTGGACGAAACACAACCGTGCCTACCATCACACGGCGCCGATCTCGATGCTCTATGCCCTACGGGAGGCGTTGCGTCTGATCGAGGAAGAAGGACTTCCATCCAGGTTTGCCCGCCATCAACTGAATAGCCGTGCGCTGTCCGCAGGCCTGACGGCGCTCGGTCTCGACCCGTTGCCTCCCCCTGATCGGCGGCTTCCGACGCTGATCTGCGTCACCATTCCAGCGCACATCGATGAGGCAGCCGTCCGATCCCAGTTGCTGGAAACGTTCGGCATCGAAATCGGCGGAGGACTCGGCCCTCTCAAGGGAAAGATCTGGAGAATCGGACTGATGGGAGAATCGTCGACCGAGGCCAATGTGCTGACTCTGTTGAACGCCGTAGAGGAGATCGGCATCCGCAGCGGGTGGGTTTCGACTCCGGGTGCCGCGCTGCAAGCCGCTGCGCATATCTATGGTGTAGGCGGTCAGCTGTGA
- a CDS encoding MBL-fold metallo-hydrolase superfamily produces MAITDPYIITVLLDVNEAQDVDDRAESRSYIVADRSSRQAVIIDAVIENVARDLRIFKELGLTLRFAVETHIHADHITGASLIKERTGAQIVYGGGAKGDVIGVDQFLCEGEALRFGHTALTALATPGHTDGCTSYVLPGAVFTGDALFVRGNGRTDLQGGSAEKLFDSVRKKLFTLPDDTIVYPGHDYQGRVSSTIGEEKQFNERLNLSINKETFVETMNRRKTPRPAKMDIAIPANMRAGRTIEP; encoded by the coding sequence ATGGCCATCACTGATCCTTACATCATTACCGTCTTGTTGGATGTCAACGAGGCACAGGACGTCGACGACAGGGCGGAAAGTCGATCCTACATCGTGGCCGATCGCAGTTCCCGCCAGGCGGTCATCATCGATGCCGTCATCGAAAATGTCGCGCGCGACCTCAGAATCTTCAAGGAACTGGGGCTGACCCTCCGCTTCGCCGTTGAAACCCATATCCATGCCGACCACATCACAGGAGCCTCGCTCATTAAAGAGAGAACCGGTGCGCAGATCGTGTATGGCGGCGGGGCCAAGGGCGATGTCATCGGCGTGGATCAGTTTCTATGTGAGGGTGAGGCGTTGCGGTTCGGCCACACCGCGCTGACGGCACTCGCTACCCCCGGTCATACGGATGGTTGCACAAGCTATGTGCTGCCTGGTGCCGTCTTCACCGGCGATGCGTTGTTCGTCCGCGGCAATGGGCGAACCGATTTGCAGGGCGGCTCCGCAGAGAAACTATTCGACTCTGTTCGCAAGAAACTGTTCACCCTGCCGGACGACACGATTGTCTATCCCGGGCACGATTACCAAGGCAGAGTGTCTTCCACGATCGGGGAGGAGAAGCAATTCAACGAACGCCTGAACCTTTCGATCAACAAAGAAACCTTCGTCGAGACGATGAATCGGAGAAAAACGCCCCGACCTGCAAAAATGGATATCGCCATTCCCGCCAACATGCGGGCAGGCCGGACGATTGAACCATGA